The sequence gtGATCTGGCGAAGCACTTGCTTCCTCAGGGAGCTAGATGGTGTCAAGAAACAGGGCATGACTCCATTAGGAAGATAGGGCAGGACACACTAAGACAAAGAGAGTACTCTATACCTGTGCATGATGAAGTCGAACATGGAAGCATCTTCATCAATCAAGTCAATTGCTTTATCAGGGAGAAAACAGTTGCTGGAACAAATAAAGGTTCAAGTTAAAAACATATTTATGCTCTAATTGAGATAATCCTGAATTCAGTGATGATGCTCTATTCAGTCGCCGCTACAAAAGAAAACCAGTTTTTACTAAGAGTGTTTATGTCGGGGAGGACAGAATTAAAATCAtatgagaaaatttttatttggttATAAAATCCCAAAGTCAAAATGTATCAACAACAcgagattcattttttttttaataattgtgatATCTGGGCCAGTTTTTACCGGCTTGCGTGCACTCGAGTAATATAGCTACATCAAAAACTGAAATTTCTCATAGGAAGGGTATAAGGTTTTCATTTTATCTCCAAAACTAGCTCACAGATTCCATAGTTCGAGTAAAAATGACAAGGCAAGACATGCAAGTAGCATAAGAGATTAAGCGAGTAAGAATGCATACCTATTCATAGCTTCACCACATCATCACTGCTCGCTGAAACTATACCTACCAAAACTAACTTTCAAAAGATCCAGGTAGTATGAAACATTACAAGGAAGATCTGGATCTTTTTCATGTATCAGCCAGTAGGTAGAAGGGCTACCATATCATTGCCAGAATGAGAAAGGCTGTAACCAGGATCCTTTGGTAACCTTCTAGTTTGAACAACATCTCGTGCCTTCCAAGCGCTGTCCCATAAGCCAGCTGCAGAATACATACTTGCTAGAACCACATAGCTGACAGCATTTGTAGGTTCGATATTGCACAAATGCCTGGCTGCTACCATTCCAAGGTCCATATTGCCATATATGCTACATGCCCCAAGAACTGAACCCCAAAGAGAAGCACTAGGCTTTATATTCATCCGGCAAATCAAATCATAGGATTCATTCAAACAGCCGCTGCGTGCAAAAATGTCCACTAGGCAAGAGTAATGCTCATCTCGTGgaacaattttatattttctaaccaTTTTACTGAAACAATCCCATCCTTCAGCAGTCAATCCATTATGGCTACAAGCAAACAGGAGAGACAAGAACGTTATATCATTTGGCTCAAAACCTTCACACTCCATCTTCTTAAAATATGAAACTGCATCGACTCCTCGACCATGCACACCATATGCAGAGATCATTGATGTCCATGATATTACATTTTTCTCTGTCATGTGCTGAAAAACATTGTTGGCATCTTCAATTTCTCCTGTTTTTGCGTACATATCCAACAAAGCATTACTCATCGCCACATCAAGAGTGCTCTGATATTTGATCGCAATAGCATGTAGTTGTCTTCCCAAAGACAATGACACCATATTGGCACATATGTTGATCATAGAGCATAAAATAATGCTATCAACTTCCCTATGATTCTGATGTAATTGACAAAAGAGTTCCAGGCACTCGCTGCTATTTTTGCCTTCACGTGCGTATCCAGTAATTAGCGCAGTGCATGAAATCCTGTCTTTGGTCTGCATCTTCTTGTATATATAATTTGCATTGGTCAGTTTTCCACATTTCACATAGGCATCAACTAATGCTCCACTAATAATACTATGCGACTCATAACCAAGTCGAATGATGCATCCATGTATCATACTGATTTTCTCTAATCCACCACACTTGCCACCTCCTACAGATGCTTTGAGAACACTTCCCAATGTGAAGCAATCGAGGATTATACCTTGTCTGAACATCCAACGGAACAGCAGAAATGCATCAATGTTATAACCTCGAAAAGCATATCCAGAAATCATGACATTCCAAGAAACCAAATCCCTCTCTGTCATTgactcaaaaacacaaaaagCATCCTCCATTTCTCCGCACTTAGCATTAAAATCAACCAAGGCACTCTGTACATATAAATTATCCACAAACCTGCTCTTCTGAATGCACCCTTGTATTTGCTTTCCAAAATTCATACACGACACGCTAGTGCACGCCCTCAAGACGCTTCCATAAGTAAACTGATTAGCCCTCACCCCATCCCTACGCATAGCAACAAACACACTAACAGCCTCTCGTGGATCCCCATTCTGAGAGTACCCAGACAAAAGCGCAGTCCATGAAACCACATTCCTTtctggcattttatcaaacaccttgcggGCGGACACCATGTCATCAAACAACGAGTAGAAAATGATCAATTTGGTTCCCAAATGAACATTTGAAGGAAACCCAGTAGTTATAAGATGGGAGTGAACCAAACGACCCTGCTTATGAGCCTTTAGGTCAATGCAAAGCTGAATTATATTCGAGTAAATAGTATAGTCTGCTTCAATAGAGTTGTTAAAAGCAAGTATTACAGCTTCCGTAAGCCTTTTGGCATTACAGAGCGATTCCATGGACGATTTCAAGGAAGGAAATTTGAGAGATTGGGCTAACCCAGTTAAATTCATTTCTATACGTTCTATTCATCACTCACATTGTGCTGCGCGGCCCGTACTTTTATACTTGT comes from Capsicum annuum cultivar UCD-10X-F1 chromosome 2, UCD10Xv1.1, whole genome shotgun sequence and encodes:
- the LOC107859124 gene encoding pentatricopeptide repeat-containing protein At3g20730 isoform X4, producing MVFDKMPERNVVSWTALLSGYSQNGDPREAVSVFVAMRRDGVRANQFTYGSVLRACTSVSCMNFGKQIQGCIQKSRFVDNLYVQSALVDFNAKCGEMEDAFCVFESMTERDLVSWNVMISGYAFRGYNIDAFLLFRWMFRQGIILDCFTLGSVLKASVGGGKCGGLEKISMIHGCIIRLGYESHSIISGALVDAYVKCGKLTNANYIYKKMQTKDRISCTALITGYAREGKNSSECLELFCQLHQNHREVDSIILCSMINICANMVSLSLGRQLHAIAIKYQSTLDVAMSNALLDMYAKTGEIEDANNVFQHMTEKNVISWTSMISAYGVHGRGVDAVSYFKKMECEGFEPNDITFLSLLFACSHNGLTAEGWDCFSKMVRKYKIVPRDEHYSCLVDIFARSGCLNESYDLICRMNIKPSASLWGSVLGACSIYGNMDLGMVAARHLCNIEPTNAVSYVVLASMYSAAGLWDSAWKARDVVQTRRLPKDPGYSLSHSGNDMVALLPTG
- the LOC107859124 gene encoding pentatricopeptide repeat-containing protein At3g20730 isoform X2, with product MAHKQGRLVHSHLITTGFPSNVHLGTKLIIFYSLFDDMVSARKVFDKMPERNVVSWTALLSGYSQNGDPREAVSVFVAMRRDGVRANQFTYGSVLRACTSVSCMNFGKQIQGCIQKSRFVDNLYVQSALVDFNAKCGEMEDAFCVFESMTERDLVSWNVMISGYAFRGYNIDAFLLFRWMFRQGIILDCFTLGSVLKASVGGGKCGGLEKISMIHGCIIRLGYESHSIISGALVDAYVKCGKLTNANYIYKKMQTKDRISCTALITGYAREGKNSSECLELFCQLHQNHREVDSIILCSMINICANMVSLSLGRQLHAIAIKYQSTLDVAMSNALLDMYAKTGEIEDANNVFQHMTEKNVISWTSMISAYGVHGRGVDAVSYFKKMECEGFEPNDITFLSLLFACSHNGLTAEGWDCFSKMVRKYKIVPRDEHYSCLVDIFARSGCLNESYDLICRMNIKPSASLWGSVLGACSIYGNMDLGMVAARHLCNIEPTNAVSYVVLASMYSAAGLWDSAWKARDVVQTRRLPKDPGYSLSHSGNDMVALLPTG
- the LOC107859124 gene encoding pentatricopeptide repeat-containing protein At3g20730 isoform X1, whose protein sequence is MNLTGLAQSLKFPSLKSSMESLCNAKRLTEAVILAFNNSIEADYTIYSNIIQLCIDLKAHKQGRLVHSHLITTGFPSNVHLGTKLIIFYSLFDDMVSARKVFDKMPERNVVSWTALLSGYSQNGDPREAVSVFVAMRRDGVRANQFTYGSVLRACTSVSCMNFGKQIQGCIQKSRFVDNLYVQSALVDFNAKCGEMEDAFCVFESMTERDLVSWNVMISGYAFRGYNIDAFLLFRWMFRQGIILDCFTLGSVLKASVGGGKCGGLEKISMIHGCIIRLGYESHSIISGALVDAYVKCGKLTNANYIYKKMQTKDRISCTALITGYAREGKNSSECLELFCQLHQNHREVDSIILCSMINICANMVSLSLGRQLHAIAIKYQSTLDVAMSNALLDMYAKTGEIEDANNVFQHMTEKNVISWTSMISAYGVHGRGVDAVSYFKKMECEGFEPNDITFLSLLFACSHNGLTAEGWDCFSKMVRKYKIVPRDEHYSCLVDIFARSGCLNESYDLICRMNIKPSASLWGSVLGACSIYGNMDLGMVAARHLCNIEPTNAVSYVVLASMYSAAGLWDSAWKARDVVQTRRLPKDPGYSLSHSGNDMVALLPTG
- the LOC107859124 gene encoding pentatricopeptide repeat-containing protein At3g20730 isoform X3, coding for MGRLVHSHLITTGFPSNVHLGTKLIIFYSLFDDMVSARKVFDKMPERNVVSWTALLSGYSQNGDPREAVSVFVAMRRDGVRANQFTYGSVLRACTSVSCMNFGKQIQGCIQKSRFVDNLYVQSALVDFNAKCGEMEDAFCVFESMTERDLVSWNVMISGYAFRGYNIDAFLLFRWMFRQGIILDCFTLGSVLKASVGGGKCGGLEKISMIHGCIIRLGYESHSIISGALVDAYVKCGKLTNANYIYKKMQTKDRISCTALITGYAREGKNSSECLELFCQLHQNHREVDSIILCSMINICANMVSLSLGRQLHAIAIKYQSTLDVAMSNALLDMYAKTGEIEDANNVFQHMTEKNVISWTSMISAYGVHGRGVDAVSYFKKMECEGFEPNDITFLSLLFACSHNGLTAEGWDCFSKMVRKYKIVPRDEHYSCLVDIFARSGCLNESYDLICRMNIKPSASLWGSVLGACSIYGNMDLGMVAARHLCNIEPTNAVSYVVLASMYSAAGLWDSAWKARDVVQTRRLPKDPGYSLSHSGNDMVALLPTG